In Candidatus Acetothermia bacterium, a single window of DNA contains:
- a CDS encoding FumA C-terminus/TtdB family hydratase beta subunit, with amino-acid sequence MVLTTPIAEKDARALKAGDVIYVSGTMFTARDEAHRLMLERGAPLPVEGLALFHCGPVVRETDGGWEVVAAGPTTSARMELFEADFLRKFRTRVIVGKGGMGEKTLAALGEVGAVYTHFTGGAGALAAQAVRRVREVHWLEELGIPEAVWILEVDRFGPLVVAMDAHGRSLYKDLAAKVEENMKGIRARIRG; translated from the coding sequence ATGGTGCTGACGACACCGATCGCTGAGAAGGACGCCCGGGCGCTCAAGGCTGGGGACGTGATCTACGTTTCCGGGACGATGTTCACCGCCCGGGACGAGGCCCATCGTCTGATGCTTGAGCGGGGGGCGCCGCTGCCGGTAGAGGGGTTGGCCCTGTTCCACTGCGGCCCGGTGGTGCGAGAAACGGACGGCGGCTGGGAAGTGGTCGCGGCCGGGCCGACCACGTCGGCGCGGATGGAGCTCTTTGAGGCCGATTTTCTGCGCAAGTTCCGGACCCGAGTCATCGTGGGCAAGGGCGGCATGGGCGAGAAGACCCTGGCCGCCCTCGGCGAGGTGGGGGCGGTCTACACCCATTTCACCGGCGGGGCCGGGGCGCTTGCTGCCCAAGCCGTCCGCCGGGTCCGGGAGGTCCACTGGCTCGAGGAGCTCGGGATCCCTGAGGCCGTCTGGATTCTAGAGGTAGACCGGTTCGGGCCCCTGGTGGTGGCGATGGACGCCCACGGCCGGTCCCTCTACAAGGACCTCGCGGCCAAGGTTGAGGAGAACATGAAGGGGATCCGCGCCCGCATTCGGGGTTAG